The Corvus moneduloides isolate bCorMon1 chromosome 5, bCorMon1.pri, whole genome shotgun sequence genome includes a region encoding these proteins:
- the KLF3 gene encoding Krueppel-like factor 3, with the protein MLMFDPVPIKQEAMEPVSVSYPSNYMDQMKPNKYGVIYSTPSMLHNKFYSNPEGLSNGIQMEPVDLTVNKRSSPPSTGSSPSPLKFQTVHRRSSPGLTLSSPSSPLSKFTPSPPGVPPLSMPVTIPPVMAAALSRHGLRSPGILPVIQPVVVQPVPFMYAPHLQQPIMVSTVLADEMETPSSMQVPVIESYEKPIVKKTIKVEPGSEPSKTDFYPEQMSPPIITSLSPQQVMLQENHPSVIVQPGKRPLPVESPDTQRKRRIHRCDYEGCNKVYTKSSHLKAHRRTHTGEKPYKCTWEGCTWKFARSDELTRHFRKHTGIKPFQCPDCDRSFSRSDHLALHRKRHMLV; encoded by the exons ATGCTAATGTTTGACCCAGTCCCTATCAAGCAAGAAGCCATGGAGCCTGTTTCAGTG TCATACCCATCCAATTACATGGACCAAATGAAGCCAAACAAATACGGCGTCATTTATTCTACACCAAGTATGTTGCACAATAAATTCTACTCAAACCCTGAAGGACTATCAAATGGAATCCAGATGGAGCCAGTAGACCTTACGGTAAATAAACGGAGTTCACCACCTTCAACTGGAAGTTCTCCTTCCCCACTAAAATTTCAGACTGTGCATAGGAGAAGTTCACCTGGATTGACTCTGTCCTCACCCAGCTCACCTCTCAGTAAATTCACACCGTCGCCCCCAGGAGTACCGCCTCTTTCTATGCCAGTAACAATCCCACCTGTAATGGCCGCTGCTCTTTCACGCCATGGACTGAGAAGCCCTGGGATACTCCCAGTTATACAGCCTGTTGTGGTCCAGCCAGTTCCTTTCATGTATGCTCCCCATCTCCAGCAGCCCATCATGGTGTCCACAGTTCTTGCAGATGAGATGGAAACTCCAAGTAGCATGCAAG TGCCTGTCATTGAGTCTTATGAGAAGCCCATAGTGAAGAAAACAATCAAAGTAGAGCCAGGAAGTGAACCATCGAAGACTGACTTCTATCCTGAACAAATGTCCCCTCCAATAATCACCTCGTTGTCTCCTCAGCAAGTAATGTTGCAAGA GAATCACCCTTCAGTTATAGTTCAGCCAGGAAAGAGACCTTTACCTGTGGAATCTCCAGACACACAAAGAAAACGCAGAATACATCGATGTGATTATGAAGGCTGCAACAAAGTCTACACTAAAAGCTCCCACCTGAAAGCTCACCGAAGAACTCATACAG gagaaaaaccATACAAATGCACTTGGGAGGGATGCACGTGGAAGTTTGCTCGCTCCGATGAACTAACGCGGCATTTCCGCAAGCACACAGGAATCAAACCCTTCCAGTGCCCAGACTGTGACCGTAGCTTTTCACGTTCAGACCATCTTGCTCTTCACAGGAAACGCCACATGCTAGTCTGA